GGGTCGCACAGCCCCTGATTATCGTTAAAGATGACCATGCACGGTCCTGATTTCTTGCTCATTATTTTGCCTTGGTTAAATTTCGAGTTGTAAAGGATTCCTTGACAGTTGGGTTAATCTGACGACTCAGAGAGCCACCAGAGCGCGAACAGGATGAGGACGCAGAGGGTCACGGCTGAGGGAACTCGTTGTGCTCGACGGCGTCGAGGAGGCGACCGGCAGCTTTCTTGCCGACTCTCACCATTGGCGAGTCCGAGAAGTCTTCCTCGCTGCCGTCTGGGATGCCGACCCAATGCGGGCGATCTGAATCCCTGTCGTCCGCTGGTCGCCACTCGCCCCATTGTTTAAAGAGGAACGGGACCGACGCCGCCGCGCATTGATCGCGTAGTGAACGTGCCCAGTCCTGGTGCATCGGGCGGGCGTTGGGGCCGCTCTCGCCGCCGGTTATGACCCAATGAACATGAGGCGCATCTCGTAATGCCCGGCGAAGCGGGTTCATCGTAATGCGCGGGAAAGCCTCATTTAGACCGTGGCCTTCACCTGTGGGTATAGCGGAAAGATTGACCGGCCCGAGCAGCGGCTCGCAGGACAAGAAGCGAACATTCGCCGGGATACGTAACAGGGCGGGAATACGCTCGTCGGCCAACAACTGATTCTCGACCGTTGTACCGACCCAAATATTTGCGGGAGGCTCGCCATTAAGCCATCTACGCGCCAACTCTGAGCCTCCACCCATTGCTTCATGCAACCGTGCACTCCATGACTCGGGTCGCTTGCTCAACAGGAGCCAGTCGAGATTGTGTGTTTGCTCAATGAGATTAAGGAGGTCAACCCGCCACTGCGTCGGAACCTCGTGGTCGAGCCAGTCGGCGAGCGAGGCACAGAACACGCGGGGGCGTTTTTGGGACAATTTGGCCTGGTTGAAAAAGCTTTCATCAAAAGCGCCAGTTGCTTTCTGAGCTTCACCGTCCCACTTCAGCGGCAATTTCCAGTTAGCAACGCCAGTACGCTGGCGGGGTTGCCCTTTGCCCCAGCGGACTTTGTGCAGGCGCTTGTCCATTCGCGTTTCCGCGTAGCAGTGAGCGCAGCCGGGGGAAACCTTCGTGCAACCCATCCACGGGTTAAAAGTGTGGTCGCACCATTCGATTTTGGTGTTCTCAGCCATTGGCGGCCTCTCTTTTTGCTTCGAGTCGTTCAAGCTTGTGCGTCCGCTTTTTGGTAAACTTGCTGGCCTCCTTCCGGGCTGCGTCGAAGCGGGCTAGTCTCTCGGACAAACCGCCAACTCCAATAGTAATTTGGCCCCTTATAGCTGCCTCAGATACAGACCCATGCAGGATTTTAAAATCTTCGTCGTACCTACGCTTAAAATCACGCAACGCGATCAGCTCCTCGCGCAGGCTGGCGTTCTCGGCCTCTAGCCTGTCACATTCCGTTACCGGTACGACTGTACACGTACCCACGTTCGGCTTACTGACATGGTAAACCCCGTCACGCCATATAATGTCAAATCGCCCATCACACGGCGTTTCAGTCGTTGCGCTTTTTGCAACAACTGGATTCGTACTGTCATGGCTCATAATCGTCTCCTTTGGTTGGTTGCGCGTTGCCTTAATGAACCGGCGGACAAGGGACTCCATTGGGCCTTCGACGGTGTAATGAACCTTGGCGTCTAAGCGGTCGTAGATCCCTCGCCATCCCCAGTCTGATACCTGCACCTGGAGAACTTGATAGTCGCCTTTTCCGGGGTGGTTCGGGATGCCCTCTTGGTCAAGCCATGCCTTGAAAGCGTCGAGTTTGCTTTTGTGGAGAAGGCAGCGGCTCATTTCTGCGCCTCCTTCCACTTGTCGAGAACGGCGACGGCGTTGTCCCAGGGGCTTGGGTCGTCGCCCATCCAATCAACCCCTGCGCAATGATGGGAATCTACTGCAAGCCTTTCCAGCGCCTCGGCCAGCTCCGCGCTTAGGTCCGGCTTCGGATTCTCAAGCGCTTCCTTTGTGGCGTTAATGATGTTGTTCGCGCACGTCGGCGGAAAGGCAGCTTCCATGTCAGTGCCCCGGTAAAGCATGTGGCTGCGAGAAGCTATCGCCAGTTCCATGGGCGGGTAATTGCAACCCATATAGTTGGCTAGCATCTGCACGTCGCTGAGACGTACTTCAATAGCCAGCATTTGGTCTTCTCCCGCGCTCATCGCTCACCTCCCAGTATGGCGTCGATCTTGGGTGTGAAAAAACCGAGCGAGCCCTTGCAGGCGGTAAACGGAAGCAGGCGCGAGTCCTTCAAGACCAGCCCATGCTTGCCGAAGAACCAAGGCGACTCGTGGCTGTCCACGCAATCGACGATGTGCGCAAGTCCGACGATGCCGCCCAGGGCGAAATCGGCAGGCATGTCGATCTTGTAGTCTTCGGAGACATACTCACAGTCTTCGCGTTCGCTCGGGCCAAACGTCTTGCTGGCGTGAACGAAGACCGGGCCGCGGTAGTTGGTCGTCCAATCGCGATTCTCAATGTCCTTGTGCCCGTTCACGATGAGCCAGGCCCACGGTTGACGGATAGACAGCGCCGGGATGACCGGCTTTTGCCTCAACAAGACTTGTACCTCGGGAGAGACGACAGGGACAAGCGACTCGATGAGAACACCACCGGCCACGCCTTCGACTTTGACAAGGGCGCTATGGCCGCCTGCCACCCATGCGGTTGAACGTGTCTCCGTTTCCTCCGGCTCACGCAGCGGATTAATCAGCTTGTAGCGCGTGACCTTCGTGCCGATAGGATAGCGGGCGTTCCACTGGATAACGTCTTTCTCGGCCAGCTTCACTTGGGGCCTCCGATCCGTTCAATGCCGGATTTCGTAACGCGGTGTGTGACCCGGCAAACGATCTGCTTGCGCCCCCGGTGAATGGTCAGACGCCTTGCGCCTTCGATGGCCTCCATTCCGTCCTTGAAAAACTGGCTGGGAGCATCGCAGACGGCCCATGTGTCAGAATCGACAGCAGGCGCTTGGCGGGCTTCGGGAAGTTTTCCATTCTTCCGCTGCCATTTGGCTCCCTCGATAAAGTAGCGCTTGGCCAACAGTTCAACGCGGTCTTTGGCGATAGCCAATGCCTCTTCGTTAATGCCCTCCTTAGAGAGTCTGTCGAAGGCTTCCTCGACGCTCTGAACTGTTGCATTTTCCGCAACGGTTGGCTGCTTCCGGCGGGCGTAGGCGATAATGTTCCCCGAGGCTTCAGCACTCTCAATCGAAGGATAGATGTAATCAACCCAGCCTAGGTCACGTTCACAAACCCGCAACGGGCTGTCGGCGCTGTGCCCCTTCGGCACTATCTCGAACCCATCCTCTGGAATGATTCGCTCGCCGTTGGGCAGGTAGCCATATTCCTTCGATGCGTCCCAAGGCTTGAGGTCTTCCGTGGGGAATGTTTCGGTTGAAGGCTTTCCCGCTGAAGTGATCTTAATTTTGGACGCATACTTTCCGGGTCGCGTTACAATCCCCTTCTCAGATGTTCCGTTGACCTCGACCGTATCGCCGACCTTGAACCTCGGCTCGGGAGCGGCGTCTTCCAGCGCTTTGTTGTGCAGGTACGCCTTGTAATGGTGGGGCCAGTGCTGCCTGGCGTAGGCGCTAGACGCGGTAAAGGCATAGTGGATTTGGCGGTGTCCTTGATTATTGTTAACCCATCCATCGCCAGTTCCGGCCTGATCGCTCCAGCCCCATAAACATGCCCAATGGCCTAAGCCGTGTGCATGCTTTTCATCTGAGAGCGGACCAAGTCCAATATATGCCACCCCCTCCGGCAGCTCGGGCAGGTTCTCCGGCGCTTTCGTTGGGTCCAGGTCGTGGATAAGGGCGCAGTGCTCAACCCAGGCTAGCACACCGTTTTGGTACCTAACCCGAAAAGGCGGGTGTAGTTCGATGCCGTCACAGTCGCCAATAGACTCTATTGAAGCTATGCCAATAAGCGTACCGGTTATTTTTTCATTAAAGTTTCCCCGCCAAAACGCGCATTCCTCACCGACGTGATCTTTGCCCTGACCTGGCGTGATTCCCTCGAACGAGCGCACGTACATGCGTTCGTCGTCCTTGATTCTTGTCGTTGTCTCGGTGCTCATGGCTATCCCTTGGTGACGGTTAAGATGATGGTCTGCACATTCGTGCCTGACTCCTTGAAGGCACCTGCAGGCAGTTCAAAGATGATCGGGTGTGCTGACGACTGGGCAAAGGCGTCCATCATGTCACGGAAAGCCTTGCGCTCGGTGTTTCCGGCCATGATGGCGACGAGCCGACCGCCGGGCTTGAGGAACTTGAGAGCGTGACGCACGTGGGCGATGTCCTGATTCTTCGTGAACGGAGGATTCATCACCACGCGGTCATGTTCGAGGACAGGCGGCGGCTCCATCTCTAGAAAGTCCATCAGGAACACGTCGTCGCAGACTTCATCCAGTTGCTTCTCGCAGTCGCGGTTAATTTCGACGGCGTCAATGTGGCTGGCACCCCGGGCTTTGCATTCCTTCGCCAGCGCCCCGGCTCCTGCGCTCGGCTCAAGCACCGTGCAACCGGACACGTCAGCCAGAGTCACCACGCGGGCCGCAAGATCAGCAGGTGTGTAGAACGCTTGTAGTTTCTGCTTCTTGCTGGTCACTTTGCCAGACTTCAGCGCGAGGCCAAGGCATTCACGCGGGTCTGAGGCAAAGACGTGAGCCTTCGCCGACCGGTTCCACTTGCCACCGGCAGCGACGAGCACCTTGTTCACGGCTTCGTAGAGCTTGCGGTCAAGCTGTTGAGGCGGGAGCGTCAGGCTATCCGCCGTGATGGTTGAGCGTTCGAGAACTGCGCGAACGTCGTTTGTAAGAGTGATAGGCATGGCTACTTGGCTTTGTTGATTTCTTGGTTCATCTTTCGGCGCTGGCGGCGGCGTATCTGACGCTTGATTTTTGCGGTCGGGCTGTGGTTTATCAGGTAGCAGTACAGCCGCCGCCAGCGACTGATGACATCCTCCTCGGCCCCGGTCTTGGCAGGCTCCTTCATAGCCTACTTGCTCCCATTGGTGGTGAAGACTTCGCCGTCGGCCAAGCGCTCGAGGTGGGTCGCAATGAAGTTGGAACGATTGCGATTCTCCTCTTCGGCGAGCTTGTCGATACGCTCCACCAGATTCTCCGGCAGGCTGATCGAGATTTGCGTCTTGCCGGGAGCCCGGCCGTGAGTCTGTTTCTTGGAGTTGATCTTTGTGTTCATGATTTGCCTTATTTGATGGTTATTTGATGGGCCTAAGCCTCAATGGGACCGCCGCTCGTCACAGCGGCCCGGTTGAGGGTTAGGCGCTAAACCTTGTGCGTGCCTTCGACGCCGCGGGCCATGCGGTCACGGGTACGCTTCTGGAGCCACATCATGGCCTCTTCGAGGTGCGTCAGGGCGCAGGCGTTTTCCTTGCAAGCGTACTTGCCGCGGCTGGCGAAGTTGAAGCCGGGCACTCGTTCCGGGTTATCCCCCTCGCGCTGATGCTGGAATCCGCGCATCCGGTCGATCAAGACGGCGAGCAGAGCCTCGTTGCTCAGGCCGTTAAACCCGGACTCCTGAATGGGACCGTTTTGGAAGCGAATGATCGTGGTGTCGTGCAGGCTCTTTTCGCGGTCGCGGTTGAGCCGGAGCGCGTACTCGTGGTTCGCGCCGCCGGGGCCGGGCTCGTCCACTGCCAGAACATCGATCGCTTCGTTCAGGCCGTTGACCACATGGTCGTGGATCGGACGCATGGGGTGCGGCGGAAGGCATTCTTCGGCATCATCGCAGGGGTCGTAGGAGGCCTCGAAGATGTCGAGCTTGCAGGGGTAGATCTCGCCGGTGATACCGATGAGGAGCATGTCGCCACGGGTCATCTTCATGTCGCCTTCAAGCGTTGAAATGATGTAGCAATCATCCGTCTCGTGCGTGACGGCGTGGCCGTTGTATTGGAATGACCACGGAACACCTTCAACGGTGTTCCCGCCGTACTTGAGGCCATGCTCGACGAGCTCGTCAAAGGTGATGGCGTCGATGGTAATGGGCTTTTTCTTGAACTTCATGATGGTTTTGATTCGTGGTTAAAAAAGTTCGCTCTGGGGGTTGGGCCTGCGCTTGCCGGGCTTGCGCTTGCGGGTGGGCTTGGGGGCGCGATTGAGCTTTCCAGCCTTCCAGCATTCGCCGGTATAGAGCACGGCCAGCGCGTCGGCCTGGTTGTCGTTGTCGATGGGGCCAAGCTGGGGGAACAGGTCGCGGACGGCGGCCTTCATGCGGTCTTTCCCGGCGTGGCCATGTCCGGAGGCATGCAGCTTGATCGTCGCGGCGTTGAAGCCCTGCCTGCCCAGCCCGTAATGAATCCGCACTTCCTTGATGATGGTCAGCCAGCCGAACCAGACCTCCGAAGCGTTGCCGGGCTGGAAGGAGGCGTGCTCGTAGTAGATGCGCTTCGGCTCGTACTGGGTGATCGCCTTGATGAGCCACTTCCTGAATGCCCAGAAACGGACATCGGTATCCTCGCCGGGCCGGGAGGCGAAAACCTCGACCCCGGACACCACAGAGCCGCCAGCCGTGCGGATGGCGTAGCCCATGTAGGTGCCCAGGTCGAGGGCGATGGAAGGGGCGTGCTCCATGGCGAATTAGTCCCGGGGCTCTTCGTCGCCGTCGCCGTCCTCGTCGAAATCCTCGTCCCCGGCTTCCATGTCCTCGTCGGGGCCAAGGTCCGTATCTTCGCCGTCGGTGTCGTCGGAGTCCGCGCCCTCGCCGTTGTCTTCGGAGAAATCCAGCAGGTTGTCGTCGTCCTCGTCGGAATCAGAGCCGTCGAGGTTAAGCTCGCCTTGCTGGCGCTCGCCGTCGATGTAGCGGAAGGCCTCGGCACAGACCTTTTCGACGGCCTGAGCGGTGGCGTCGTCCACGGTATCGGCGGTTTCGTCCTCGCAGGTGATGGGCAGGCGCGGGGTGTTGACGTTGGCCGGCC
The DNA window shown above is from Ruficoccus amylovorans and carries:
- a CDS encoding phage Gp37/Gp68 family protein yields the protein MAENTKIEWCDHTFNPWMGCTKVSPGCAHCYAETRMDKRLHKVRWGKGQPRQRTGVANWKLPLKWDGEAQKATGAFDESFFNQAKLSQKRPRVFCASLADWLDHEVPTQWRVDLLNLIEQTHNLDWLLLSKRPESWSARLHEAMGGGSELARRWLNGEPPANIWVGTTVENQLLADERIPALLRIPANVRFLSCEPLLGPVNLSAIPTGEGHGLNEAFPRITMNPLRRALRDAPHVHWVITGGESGPNARPMHQDWARSLRDQCAAASVPFLFKQWGEWRPADDRDSDRPHWVGIPDGSEEDFSDSPMVRVGKKAAGRLLDAVEHNEFPQP
- a CDS encoding RsmD family RNA methyltransferase is translated as MPITLTNDVRAVLERSTITADSLTLPPQQLDRKLYEAVNKVLVAAGGKWNRSAKAHVFASDPRECLGLALKSGKVTSKKQKLQAFYTPADLAARVVTLADVSGCTVLEPSAGAGALAKECKARGASHIDAVEINRDCEKQLDEVCDDVFLMDFLEMEPPPVLEHDRVVMNPPFTKNQDIAHVRHALKFLKPGGRLVAIMAGNTERKAFRDMMDAFAQSSAHPIIFELPAGAFKESGTNVQTIILTVTKG
- a CDS encoding ASCH domain-containing protein; amino-acid sequence: MKLAEKDVIQWNARYPIGTKVTRYKLINPLREPEETETRSTAWVAGGHSALVKVEGVAGGVLIESLVPVVSPEVQVLLRQKPVIPALSIRQPWAWLIVNGHKDIENRDWTTNYRGPVFVHASKTFGPSEREDCEYVSEDYKIDMPADFALGGIVGLAHIVDCVDSHESPWFFGKHGLVLKDSRLLPFTACKGSLGFFTPKIDAILGGER
- a CDS encoding CopG family ribbon-helix-helix protein, which translates into the protein MNTKINSKKQTHGRAPGKTQISISLPENLVERIDKLAEEENRNRSNFIATHLERLADGEVFTTNGSK